The Candida dubliniensis CD36 chromosome 2, complete sequence genome contains a region encoding:
- a CDS encoding pre-mRNA-splicing factor, putative (Similar to S. cerevisiae RDS3;~In S. cerevisiae, involved in pre-mRNA splicing and cycloheximide resistance) has product MSRHQYDLIQCMKQPGKSIGLLCSNCDGKCPICDSFVKPTEQVRICQDCSQGHLSNKCILCANNLGENNENGVPAYYCLECVRLEKHREGCPRIINVGGTKTDMIYMKKKDNNNNNNNNKSSLQSF; this is encoded by the coding sequence ATGTCACGACATCaatatgatttaattcaatGTATGAAACAACCTGGTAAATCAATAGGATTATTATGTTCAAATTGTGATGGGAAATGTCCAATTTGTGATTCATTTGTTAAACCTACTGAACAAGTTAGAATATGTCAAGATTGTTCTCAAGGTCATCTTTCTAATAAATGTATATTATGTGCTAATAATTTAGgagaaaataatgaaaatggaGTTCCCGCTTATTATTGTCTTGAATGTGTAAGATTAGAAAAACATCGAGAAGGATGTCCAAGAATTATAAATGTTGGTGGTACTAAAACTGATATGATTtatatgaaaaagaaagataataataataataataataataataaatcaagtCTACAAAGTTTTTAA